Proteins encoded by one window of Clostridium cagae:
- the ytaF gene encoding sporulation membrane protein YtaF: protein MLESILLVSSICIDSFVASIAYGTSKIKIPPISALIINLVSTCTLGISLLLGAIVKKFLPGNLPMLIGFVLLMGLGIYRLFECIFKSYISKCSKIDTPLTFKIFDFKFVLEVYADETKADFDKSKTLSPKESFYLALALSLDSLAVGFGSSLTSINYIQVIILSFIIGFLAVSIGVIIGKKLADNINVELSWLSGVLLIILAIIKFL from the coding sequence ATGCTTGAATCAATTTTATTAGTATCATCTATCTGTATAGATTCTTTTGTTGCAAGCATTGCTTATGGTACATCTAAAATTAAAATTCCTCCAATATCTGCTTTGATAATAAATTTGGTATCTACATGTACACTAGGCATTTCATTATTACTTGGAGCTATTGTAAAAAAATTTTTACCAGGTAATCTGCCTATGTTGATAGGATTTGTTCTTTTAATGGGACTTGGTATATATCGTTTATTTGAATGTATATTTAAATCTTATATATCTAAGTGCTCTAAAATAGATACCCCTTTAACATTTAAAATATTTGATTTTAAATTTGTACTTGAGGTTTATGCCGATGAGACAAAAGCCGACTTTGATAAATCAAAAACTTTAAGTCCAAAAGAATCATTTTATCTAGCTCTTGCACTTTCATTAGATAGCTTAGCAGTTGGATTTGGTTCTAGTTTAACAAGTATAAATTATATTCAAGTTATAATTCTTAGTTTCATAATTGGGTTTTTAGCTGTATCAATCGGTGTTATAATTGGTAAAAAATTAGCTGATAATATAAATGTTGAACTTTCATGGCTTTCTGGAGTACTTCTTATAATACTAGCTATTATAAAATTTCTATAA